One Oharaeibacter diazotrophicus DNA segment encodes these proteins:
- a CDS encoding cytochrome P450, with translation MLNLFAAKSEIREERGPDWFLPAYRKAHRKRPNVVTLIATAREDLLGIFSQADYQSRVDSMNVLTRQIVLVNSPAGVKHVMATRNDNYERKSPQMRRALELLIGDGLFISDGDTWKQRRPLVSDIMHKNRLPVFGPVMERAAGEFVERWAGIPQGKAFDALTEMAELTAVIISRSVFGSDLDHASAAEVIGGFTDFQADVDSVNYPYFLGQDDGAPIKRTKRLQKSIERVHGVIDRVVTAHLEGQGDHRSMVDALVERQRRNPELGLTRDALRNEAATIFMAGHETTAATLTWALYLVANAPWAERAALAEIRRVCGDRAPTIAEVPHLDYCRAIIEETLRLYPPVPILSRQTRAADRVEGVDVRPASLVIVSPWLLQRSPAHFPRPHHFRPERFVSDRPTPYTYAPFAAGPRICAGLAFGLSESILCLATLLQRFKVRVPEGTVVEPVCRLTLRPKNGLPITVTPR, from the coding sequence ATGCTGAACCTGTTCGCCGCCAAGAGCGAGATCCGCGAGGAGCGCGGACCCGACTGGTTCCTGCCGGCCTACCGCAAGGCGCACCGCAAACGGCCGAACGTCGTCACGCTGATCGCGACCGCGCGCGAGGACCTGCTCGGGATCTTCTCGCAGGCGGACTACCAGAGCCGCGTCGACTCGATGAACGTGCTGACGCGCCAGATCGTGCTGGTGAACTCGCCGGCCGGCGTGAAGCACGTGATGGCGACGCGCAACGACAACTACGAGCGCAAGAGCCCGCAGATGCGGCGCGCGCTCGAACTGCTGATCGGCGACGGCCTGTTCATTTCCGACGGCGACACCTGGAAGCAGCGCCGCCCGCTTGTCTCCGACATCATGCACAAGAACCGGCTGCCGGTGTTCGGCCCGGTGATGGAGCGCGCCGCCGGCGAGTTCGTCGAGCGCTGGGCCGGCATCCCGCAGGGCAAGGCCTTCGACGCCCTGACCGAGATGGCCGAGCTGACCGCCGTGATCATCTCGCGCTCGGTGTTCGGCAGCGACCTCGACCACGCCTCGGCCGCCGAGGTGATCGGCGGCTTCACCGACTTCCAGGCCGACGTCGATTCGGTGAACTACCCCTATTTCCTCGGCCAGGACGACGGCGCGCCGATCAAGCGCACCAAGCGGCTGCAGAAGTCGATCGAGCGGGTGCACGGGGTGATCGACCGCGTCGTCACCGCCCATCTCGAGGGCCAGGGCGACCACCGCTCGATGGTCGACGCGCTGGTCGAGCGCCAGCGCCGCAACCCCGAACTCGGCCTCACCCGCGACGCGCTGCGCAACGAGGCCGCCACCATCTTCATGGCGGGCCACGAGACCACGGCGGCGACGCTGACCTGGGCGCTCTACCTCGTCGCGAACGCGCCCTGGGCCGAGCGCGCCGCGCTCGCGGAGATCCGCCGCGTCTGCGGCGACCGCGCGCCGACCATCGCCGAAGTGCCGCACCTCGACTATTGCCGGGCGATCATCGAGGAGACGCTGCGGCTCTATCCGCCGGTGCCGATCCTGTCGCGCCAGACCCGCGCGGCCGACCGGGTCGAGGGCGTCGACGTCCGCCCGGCCAGCCTCGTCATCGTGTCGCCGTGGCTGCTTCAGCGGTCGCCGGCGCACTTCCCGCGCCCGCACCACTTCCGCCCCGAGCGCTTCGTCTCCGACCGGCCGACGCCCTACACCTACGCGCCCTTCGCGGCCGGCCCGCGCATCTGTGCCGGCCTCGCCTTCGGGTTGTCGGAATCGATCCTGTGCCTCGCCACGCTCCTCCAGCGCTTCAAGGTTCGCGTCCCCGAAGGCACCGTCGTCGAACCGGTCTGCCGCCTGACGCTGCGCCCCAAGAACGGCCTGCCGATCACGGTGACGCCGCGCTGA